A window from Campylobacter concisus encodes these proteins:
- a CDS encoding ATP-dependent Clp protease ATP-binding subunit — protein sequence MADITENLTAQMQETLEKGVSLAIFSKNPQVVPLHVFWALLADSNSILNQVFNKMNISKDAVELEIKSKISSLPSSSNVTKDNVSVSRELINSLENAKALMVSMGDSYIAVDTWIISALELSEIKQILSKFCDILEIKKNLESIRGGKKIDSQTGDDTLDSLEKFGIDLTQKALNKELDPVIGRDEEITRMMQILIRKSKNNPILLGEPGVGKTAIVEGLAQKIVARDVPTSLANKRVIALDMSAVVAGAKYRGEFEDRLKAVIDEVKKAGNIILFIDEIHTIVGAGASEGGMDAANILKPALARGELHAVGATTLKEYRKYFEKDAALQRRFQPIDVKEPSVNEALQILRGIKERLEVHHGITITDSALVAAARLSDRYIANRFLPDKAIDLIDEAAAELKMQIESEPYELSKIKREIVTLQVEKEALKMEDADKNKERLGEIEKEIADLNEKKLALDTKFENEKAVFGGISKATKEIDSLKSQAEIAKRNGDLQKAAEIEYGKIAEAKKQKHELEEKWDHMKKEGVLLKNQVDEELVAEILSKWTGISVKKMLTSEKEKYLRIEEHLRESVVGQDDALHALARAVKRNKAGLNEGQRPIGSFLFLGPTGVGKTQSAKALAKFLFDDEKALIRFDMSEYMEKHSVSRLLGAPPGYVGYDEGGQLTEAVRRRPYSVILFDEVEKAHKDVFNILLGILDDGRATDNKGVTVDFKNTIIILTSNIASNFIMELKGEDRGVAVKNELKNYFKPEFLNRLDDTIIFNPLNEQGLISIVEIMFKELEKTLHNRGIKAVLSEEAKKFIAKAGFDIVYGARPLRRALYELVEDKIADMILKDELESGDEITIDSDGEKIIIKKK from the coding sequence ATGGCTGACATAACAGAAAATTTAACAGCGCAGATGCAAGAGACACTTGAAAAAGGCGTTAGCTTAGCGATCTTTTCTAAAAATCCACAAGTTGTACCACTTCACGTCTTTTGGGCTTTGCTCGCTGATAGTAATTCTATTTTAAATCAAGTATTTAATAAGATGAACATAAGCAAGGACGCAGTCGAGCTTGAGATAAAAAGCAAGATCTCGTCACTCCCAAGCAGTTCAAACGTCACAAAAGATAACGTTTCAGTTTCAAGAGAGCTTATAAATTCGCTTGAAAATGCAAAAGCTTTAATGGTAAGTATGGGCGATAGCTACATAGCTGTTGATACATGGATCATCTCTGCTCTTGAACTTAGTGAGATCAAACAAATTTTGAGCAAATTTTGCGATATCTTAGAGATCAAAAAGAACCTTGAGAGCATAAGAGGTGGTAAAAAGATAGATAGCCAAACTGGCGACGATACCCTTGATAGTTTAGAGAAATTTGGTATCGATCTAACGCAAAAAGCGCTAAATAAAGAGCTTGATCCAGTCATTGGACGTGATGAAGAGATCACTAGGATGATGCAAATTTTAATAAGAAAGAGCAAAAACAACCCTATCTTGCTTGGTGAGCCAGGTGTTGGTAAAACAGCCATCGTTGAGGGGCTAGCTCAAAAGATAGTGGCTCGCGATGTGCCAACAAGCCTTGCAAACAAGCGTGTCATCGCGCTTGATATGAGCGCAGTTGTAGCTGGTGCAAAGTATAGAGGCGAGTTTGAAGATAGGCTAAAAGCTGTCATTGACGAGGTTAAAAAAGCTGGCAATATCATACTTTTTATAGATGAAATTCACACCATAGTTGGAGCTGGTGCGAGCGAGGGCGGAATGGACGCTGCAAATATCCTAAAACCAGCTCTTGCACGTGGAGAGCTTCACGCTGTTGGTGCGACAACATTAAAAGAGTATAGAAAATACTTTGAAAAAGATGCAGCACTTCAAAGACGTTTTCAGCCGATAGACGTTAAAGAGCCAAGTGTAAATGAAGCACTTCAAATTTTACGTGGTATAAAAGAGCGTCTTGAAGTTCACCACGGCATCACGATAACAGATAGCGCACTAGTTGCCGCAGCAAGACTAAGTGATCGCTACATCGCAAACCGGTTCTTGCCAGATAAGGCGATAGACCTTATAGATGAAGCAGCAGCTGAGCTTAAGATGCAAATAGAGAGCGAGCCATACGAGCTTTCAAAGATAAAACGCGAGATCGTAACGCTTCAAGTAGAAAAAGAAGCTCTAAAGATGGAGGATGCGGATAAAAATAAAGAAAGACTTGGCGAGATCGAAAAAGAGATAGCTGACCTAAATGAGAAAAAGCTAGCACTTGATACTAAATTTGAAAATGAAAAGGCTGTTTTTGGCGGAATTTCAAAAGCAACAAAAGAGATCGATAGCTTAAAATCACAAGCTGAGATAGCAAAAAGAAATGGCGATCTTCAAAAAGCTGCCGAGATAGAATACGGCAAAATAGCAGAAGCTAAGAAGCAAAAACACGAGCTTGAAGAAAAATGGGATCACATGAAAAAAGAGGGCGTGCTTCTTAAAAATCAAGTCGATGAAGAGCTTGTGGCTGAAATTTTGAGCAAATGGACTGGAATTTCAGTTAAAAAGATGCTAACAAGCGAAAAAGAGAAATATCTGCGCATCGAAGAGCATTTAAGAGAGAGCGTTGTCGGTCAAGATGACGCACTACACGCACTTGCGCGTGCTGTTAAGAGAAACAAAGCAGGGCTAAATGAGGGTCAAAGGCCGATTGGTTCATTTTTATTTCTTGGTCCAACAGGGGTTGGTAAAACTCAGTCTGCTAAGGCTTTGGCTAAATTTTTATTTGATGATGAAAAGGCGCTCATCCGCTTTGATATGAGCGAATATATGGAAAAACATAGCGTGAGCAGGCTTCTTGGTGCGCCTCCAGGATATGTAGGCTACGATGAAGGCGGTCAGCTAACAGAAGCAGTTCGCAGAAGACCTTACTCGGTCATACTTTTTGACGAGGTTGAAAAGGCTCACAAAGATGTATTTAACATACTTCTTGGCATACTTGATGATGGACGTGCGACTGATAACAAAGGCGTAACGGTTGATTTTAAAAACACGATCATCATTTTAACTTCAAACATCGCTTCAAATTTCATAATGGAGCTAAAGGGTGAAGACCGTGGCGTGGCTGTTAAAAACGAGCTTAAAAACTACTTTAAGCCTGAGTTTTTAAATAGGCTAGATGATACTATCATCTTTAATCCTCTAAACGAGCAAGGCTTGATATCTATCGTTGAGATCATGTTTAAAGAGCTTGAAAAAACTCTTCACAACCGTGGTATCAAGGCAGTTTTAAGCGAAGAAGCTAAGAAATTTATCGCAAAAGCTGGCTTTGACATAGTTTATGGCGCAAGACCT
- the purC gene encoding phosphoribosylaminoimidazolesuccinocarboxamide synthase, with protein MQKRELIYEGKGKKMYATDDPNLLVAEFKDDLTAFDAQKRGNEAGKGALNNKISTQLFKLLESKGIVTDLVETISDTEQVVKKCEIIPLEVVVRNIATGSLSKRLGIKEGTVLPFTLVEFYYKNDDLHDPLVTDEHCIIMGLVKSEKDLQTLRHTAREINSILFKFFAERNLKLVDFKVEFGIDKDGNIILADEISPDSCRFWDATTNEKLDKDRFRQDLGSVKVAYEEVLRRILS; from the coding sequence ATGCAAAAAAGAGAGCTTATCTACGAGGGAAAAGGCAAGAAAATGTACGCCACAGACGATCCAAATCTACTTGTGGCTGAATTTAAAGACGATCTAACAGCATTTGACGCTCAAAAAAGAGGCAACGAAGCTGGCAAAGGCGCGCTAAATAACAAAATCTCTACTCAGCTTTTTAAACTACTAGAGAGCAAAGGCATCGTCACTGACCTAGTTGAGACCATCAGCGACACTGAGCAAGTGGTTAAAAAATGTGAGATCATACCTCTTGAAGTTGTTGTGAGAAATATCGCAACTGGCTCACTTAGCAAAAGACTTGGCATAAAAGAAGGTACAGTTCTACCTTTTACACTTGTTGAGTTCTACTACAAAAATGACGATTTACACGATCCACTAGTTACTGACGAGCACTGCATCATCATGGGTCTAGTAAAGAGCGAAAAAGATCTACAAACACTAAGACACACAGCAAGAGAGATCAACTCTATATTATTTAAATTCTTTGCAGAGAGAAATTTAAAACTAGTTGATTTCAAAGTCGAATTTGGTATCGACAAAGATGGCAACATCATCTTAGCTGACGAGATAAGCCCTGATAGCTGCAGATTTTGGGATGCGACAACAAACGAAAAACTTGACAAAG
- a CDS encoding S41 family peptidase, with protein sequence MTGALLISSVAVNALFAKTEDEASAKLEALSKLTKTISTVEKYYVDDIKFKEIIDKAIAGLMQNLDAHSSFLNEKAYKDMQVQTSGEFGGLGITVGMKDSALTVISPIEDTPADKAGIKAGDIILRIDGNSTIGTTIDEAVNKMRGKPKTPITITILRKGEQKPFDVKIIRDLIKVESVYAKMIENENILYIRVTNFDKNVVTKVKEAIKEYPKASGIILDLRNNPGGLLNQAVDLVDLFVDNGVIVSQKGRDASENVEYKASASKTLSKLPLVALVNGGSASASEIVSGSLQDHKRAVIIGENTFGKGSVQVILPIDDTEALRLTIARYYLPSGRTIQAVGVTPDVVVHPGKVPQSDDSAFSIKESELKAHLKSELNKINPTSEGNKTEAKDDKNIITQKKVDEDIQLKTAIDTIKILKIKQQ encoded by the coding sequence ATAACAGGTGCCCTGCTCATCTCAAGCGTAGCAGTAAATGCACTTTTTGCTAAAACTGAAGATGAGGCAAGTGCGAAACTTGAAGCACTTTCAAAACTTACAAAAACCATCTCAACTGTTGAAAAATACTACGTTGATGACATTAAATTTAAAGAGATCATCGATAAAGCCATCGCTGGTTTGATGCAAAATTTGGACGCTCACTCGAGCTTTTTAAATGAAAAAGCATATAAAGATATGCAGGTGCAAACAAGCGGCGAATTTGGCGGACTTGGCATAACAGTTGGCATGAAAGATAGCGCCCTAACCGTTATCTCGCCTATCGAGGACACTCCAGCTGATAAAGCAGGCATAAAGGCAGGCGATATCATTTTAAGGATCGATGGCAACTCAACTATCGGCACAACGATAGATGAAGCCGTAAATAAGATGCGCGGTAAGCCAAAAACTCCGATAACAATTACGATTTTGCGAAAAGGTGAGCAAAAACCATTTGACGTAAAGATCATAAGAGATCTTATAAAGGTTGAGTCTGTCTATGCAAAAATGATAGAAAATGAAAATATCCTTTATATACGTGTCACAAATTTTGACAAAAACGTCGTTACAAAGGTAAAAGAAGCAATCAAAGAATATCCAAAAGCAAGTGGTATAATACTTGATCTTAGAAACAATCCTGGCGGACTTTTAAATCAAGCTGTTGATCTAGTTGATCTTTTTGTAGATAACGGCGTCATCGTCTCTCAAAAAGGTCGCGACGCATCTGAAAATGTAGAGTATAAAGCAAGTGCTAGTAAAACTCTTTCAAAACTACCGCTTGTTGCACTAGTAAATGGCGGAAGTGCTAGTGCTAGCGAGATCGTAAGTGGCTCACTTCAAGACCATAAACGTGCTGTAATAATTGGCGAAAACACCTTTGGAAAAGGAAGCGTCCAAGTGATTCTTCCGATAGATGATACAGAAGCATTAAGACTAACCATCGCAAGATACTACTTACCAAGTGGCAGAACTATCCAAGCAGTTGGCGTAACGCCTGATGTAGTCGTGCATCCTGGCAAAGTACCACAAAGTGATGATAGTGCATTTAGCATCAAAGAGAGCGAGCTAAAAGCACACCTAAAAAGCGAGCTAAACAAGATAAATCCAACAAGTGAAGGCAATAAAACTGAAGCAAAAGATGATAAAAATATAATCACACAGAAAAAAGTTGATGAAGACATTCAGTTAAAAACAGCGATTGATACGATCAAAATTTTAAAGATAAAACAACAATAA